A single window of Streptomyces xanthii DNA harbors:
- a CDS encoding class I SAM-dependent methyltransferase: MREPATTSDTAEPATACGTAANLLTDNPELYEARFPDPDRLAGRWAEDTLRSHGAGQRVLDLGCGTGRDAAHLHRAGRTVTGADLSEAMLTYARTHHPGPDYLAADLREFALADREFDAVVCLDSALLYCHTNAELDGFLRSVRRCLAAGGLLVAEMRNGAFFLGRTDLLDAPRVDAFTWQGTAYRSTTTLSVDRTAQLLRRTRVWTAHDGSAPVEQRSAWRLLFPQELRHVLAGHGFEVLALYDGPGPRTDPPWHEGAAPGTATDADRLHLVARLLPTD; encoded by the coding sequence ATGCGCGAGCCTGCCACGACCTCTGACACCGCCGAGCCCGCCACGGCCTGCGGGACCGCCGCGAACCTCCTCACCGACAACCCCGAGCTGTACGAGGCCCGCTTCCCCGACCCCGACCGGCTCGCCGGGCGCTGGGCGGAGGACACGCTGCGCAGCCACGGGGCGGGGCAGCGCGTCCTCGACCTCGGCTGCGGCACCGGCCGGGACGCCGCCCATCTGCACCGTGCGGGCCGCACCGTCACCGGCGCCGACCTCTCCGAGGCCATGCTGACGTACGCCCGCACCCACCACCCCGGACCCGACTACCTCGCCGCGGACCTCCGCGAATTCGCCCTGGCAGACCGGGAGTTCGACGCCGTGGTCTGCCTGGACAGCGCCCTCCTCTACTGCCACACCAACGCCGAACTCGACGGCTTCCTGCGCTCCGTCCGACGCTGTCTCGCCGCAGGCGGGCTGCTCGTCGCGGAGATGCGCAACGGCGCGTTCTTCCTGGGCCGCACCGACCTCCTCGATGCCCCGCGCGTCGACGCCTTCACCTGGCAGGGCACCGCCTACCGCTCCACGACGACCCTGTCCGTGGACCGCACCGCGCAACTCCTGCGCCGCACCCGGGTGTGGACCGCCCACGACGGGTCCGCACCGGTCGAACAGCGTTCTGCCTGGCGGCTGCTCTTCCCGCAGGAACTGCGCCACGTCCTCGCCGGCCACGGTTTCGAGGTGCTGGCCCTGTACGACGGCCCGGGCCCGCGCACCGATCCTCCCTGGCACGAAGGCGCGGCGCCGGGCACGGCCACGGACGCCGACCGGCTCCACCTCGTCGCCCGCCTCCTGCCCACCGACTGA
- a CDS encoding dipeptide epimerase, with the protein MKTSLRTTRLQLTEPLRISRSTMTARDAVWLTVEHDGQHGYGEAVSSVYYGLDAAVLERLLDVESEWLGGFADPESALEVLRDAGRPGVPPSVTAAVESALLDLVGRRADRPVHQLLGPGAPPEPPSAPTARTIGITSPQHAAAQAAALSRSGFSLLKIKAGASDPADDLTRVRAVRAAAPQARLLLDPNGAWSFTTALPLLGQYAELGVEAVEQPLPPGTPDDLARLAEKSPLPVIADEDAVGFEDARRLAGRVHGINVKLAKCGGVTAALRIAELIAESDTALMLGCLTASTLGIAPAAHLVDRARWVDLDGHLLLADDPWTGIGGADGTVRAGREPGLGVRPRRRDEPRRAEPC; encoded by the coding sequence CGCCGTGTGGCTCACCGTCGAACACGACGGCCAGCACGGTTACGGCGAGGCCGTCAGCAGCGTCTACTACGGCCTCGACGCCGCGGTCCTGGAACGGCTCCTGGACGTGGAATCGGAATGGCTGGGCGGCTTCGCCGACCCCGAGAGCGCCCTGGAAGTCCTGAGGGACGCCGGGCGGCCGGGCGTGCCACCGAGCGTGACGGCGGCCGTGGAGTCCGCGCTGCTCGACCTGGTCGGCCGGCGAGCGGATCGTCCCGTCCACCAACTCCTCGGCCCCGGAGCCCCACCGGAACCACCCTCCGCCCCGACCGCCCGCACCATCGGCATCACCTCGCCCCAGCACGCCGCAGCCCAGGCAGCCGCGCTGTCCCGATCCGGATTCTCCCTGCTCAAGATCAAGGCCGGCGCTTCGGATCCGGCCGACGACCTGACGCGCGTAAGGGCCGTGCGAGCCGCCGCACCCCAGGCCCGCCTTCTTCTCGACCCCAACGGCGCGTGGAGCTTCACCACAGCACTCCCGCTCCTGGGACAGTACGCCGAGCTGGGAGTCGAAGCCGTCGAGCAGCCGCTGCCGCCCGGCACACCGGACGACCTCGCCCGGCTCGCCGAAAAGTCCCCACTCCCGGTCATCGCCGACGAGGACGCCGTCGGCTTCGAGGACGCCCGACGCCTCGCCGGGCGTGTCCACGGCATCAACGTCAAGCTCGCCAAGTGCGGGGGAGTGACCGCGGCCCTGCGCATCGCCGAGCTGATCGCGGAGTCCGACACCGCCCTGATGCTCGGCTGCCTGACCGCGAGCACCCTCGGCATCGCCCCCGCCGCCCACCTCGTCGACCGCGCCCGCTGGGTCGACCTCGACGGGCACCTGCTGCTCGCCGACGACCCGTGGACCGGCATCGGCGGCGCCGACGGGACCGTACGAGCAGGTCGAGAACCAGGACTCGGCGTGCGCCCACGCCGGCGCGACGAGCCGCGGCGGGCCGAACCGTGCTGA
- a CDS encoding MFS transporter produces MNTWRALRGFPLAIRLLLVNQLGVNTGFYLLVPYLALHLSDDLGLSAAVVGIVLGVRNLSQQGLFLIGGSASDRLGARGVIIAGCALRTIGFGLFALGDGLPVLLAASVLSGLAGALFNPAVRAYLALEAGERKAEAFALFNVFATTGALIGPLLGSALLLVDFRTSALTAAGIFAVLTLAQALVLPARKVAPSGNTVVADWREAVANRGFMAFALAMVGLFTMENQLYLLLPDGARRATGWDGAAGIVFLVGTLTNLALQLRVTRALNRRGSRARWISAGLALMGLSFVPPMAVTLYDGAAGGLTDAALRAVPVLAGALLLYLGVMIAQPFVMELIPDFGRPELTGTYFGLFYVVSGIAAAVGNTAIGWAMDAGAHAGPPWLPWACCLTIGLASAGGVAWLHRRHVLPAPPAPVPATA; encoded by the coding sequence CTGAACACCTGGCGCGCCCTGCGCGGCTTCCCGCTCGCCATCCGGCTGCTCCTGGTCAACCAGCTCGGCGTCAACACCGGCTTCTACCTCCTCGTCCCCTACCTCGCCCTGCACCTGAGCGACGACCTCGGGCTCTCGGCGGCGGTCGTCGGCATCGTCCTCGGCGTACGCAACCTCAGCCAGCAGGGCCTCTTCCTCATCGGAGGCTCGGCCTCGGACCGGCTCGGCGCGCGCGGCGTCATCATCGCCGGATGCGCCCTGCGCACCATCGGCTTCGGCCTGTTCGCGCTCGGCGACGGCCTTCCGGTGCTTCTGGCCGCCTCCGTGCTCAGCGGGCTAGCCGGCGCCCTGTTCAACCCGGCCGTCCGCGCCTACCTCGCCCTGGAAGCGGGGGAGCGCAAGGCCGAGGCGTTCGCCCTCTTCAACGTCTTCGCCACCACCGGAGCCCTGATCGGACCGCTTCTCGGCAGCGCCCTGCTCCTGGTCGACTTCCGCACCTCCGCGCTCACCGCCGCCGGGATCTTCGCCGTCCTCACCCTCGCCCAGGCGCTCGTGCTCCCGGCCCGCAAGGTCGCGCCCAGCGGCAACACCGTCGTCGCGGACTGGCGCGAAGCCGTCGCGAACCGGGGGTTCATGGCCTTCGCCCTGGCCATGGTCGGCCTGTTCACCATGGAGAACCAGCTCTATCTGCTGCTCCCGGACGGTGCCCGGCGCGCGACCGGCTGGGACGGCGCGGCGGGGATCGTCTTCCTCGTCGGCACCCTCACGAACCTCGCGCTTCAGCTGCGCGTCACACGCGCGTTGAACCGGCGCGGCAGCAGGGCGCGCTGGATCAGTGCCGGGCTCGCCCTGATGGGGCTGTCCTTCGTACCCCCCATGGCGGTGACCCTGTACGACGGCGCGGCCGGCGGACTCACGGACGCGGCACTGCGCGCCGTGCCCGTCCTGGCCGGAGCCCTGCTGCTCTACCTGGGCGTGATGATCGCCCAGCCGTTCGTGATGGAACTGATCCCCGACTTCGGACGACCCGAGCTCACCGGCACCTACTTCGGCCTGTTCTACGTGGTGTCGGGCATCGCCGCCGCCGTCGGAAACACGGCGATCGGCTGGGCCATGGACGCCGGCGCGCACGCCGGTCCGCCCTGGCTGCCGTGGGCGTGCTGCCTGACCATCGGCCTCGCCTCGGCGGGCGGCGTGGCCTGGCTGCACCGGCGCCACGTCCTGCCCGCACCGCCCGCACCCGTACCGGCGACAGCATGA